In Aureibaculum algae, the following are encoded in one genomic region:
- a CDS encoding alpha/beta hydrolase, protein MKIKLVVIAFFVVLFSFSQENNFIETELNIPSEKVTVNGTLLSPKSDIVPLVIIIPGSGTVDRNGGQGNYLKQLAEGLSGKNIATYRYDKSSITLSKIEGLKEEDISFDDFINDAIAVINYFKDQSQFSSITIAGHSQGSLVGMVAGQLRIDGFISLAGAGRTIDKILIEQVSAQSPLFKGDMEKTFEIIKSGKIDENFNPLLVSVFRKSLQPFWGSWMKYNPQEEIKKLNVPILIVNGTKDIQVPVTDAELLHKADENSQLLIIENMNHVFKMVESEDRMENISTYSKADLQISKKLVEGISKFINQ, encoded by the coding sequence ATGAAAATAAAACTGGTAGTTATTGCTTTTTTTGTCGTTCTTTTTAGTTTTAGTCAAGAAAATAATTTTATAGAAACAGAACTCAATATTCCATCCGAAAAAGTGACTGTTAATGGTACGTTATTGTCACCTAAAAGTGACATTGTTCCGTTGGTAATTATTATACCTGGTTCAGGGACGGTAGATAGAAATGGCGGTCAAGGAAATTACTTAAAGCAGCTGGCAGAAGGTCTTTCAGGTAAAAATATTGCTACATATCGCTATGATAAAAGCAGTATTACGTTATCAAAAATAGAAGGACTTAAAGAAGAAGATATTTCTTTCGATGATTTTATCAACGACGCTATTGCTGTAATAAATTATTTTAAGGATCAATCACAGTTTTCTAGTATTACAATTGCTGGTCATTCGCAAGGTAGTTTGGTGGGCATGGTTGCTGGCCAATTACGTATTGATGGTTTTATTTCTTTAGCAGGAGCAGGAAGAACAATAGATAAAATACTTATCGAGCAGGTTTCTGCTCAATCTCCTCTATTTAAAGGAGATATGGAGAAGACCTTTGAAATTATTAAATCTGGTAAAATCGACGAAAATTTTAATCCGTTATTGGTTTCTGTTTTTAGAAAATCATTACAACCCTTTTGGGGGTCTTGGATGAAATATAATCCACAAGAGGAAATTAAAAAATTAAACGTTCCCATTTTAATTGTTAATGGTACTAAGGATATTCAGGTACCAGTTACGGATGCTGAATTATTACATAAAGCAGATGAAAACTCTCAATTGCTTATTATTGAAAACATGAATCATGTTTTTAAAATGGTAGAAAGTGAAGATAGAATGGAAAATATAAGTACGTATTCCAAAGCCGATTTGCAAATTAGTAAAAAATTAGTCGAAGGAATTTCAAAATTTATCAATCAATAA
- a CDS encoding Arc family DNA binding domain-containing protein, which produces MSKKKAFALRINEETFKAIEKWAADEFRSTNGQIEWMLQQTLKKAKREPKKKD; this is translated from the coding sequence ATGTCAAAAAAGAAAGCATTTGCATTGCGGATAAATGAAGAGACTTTCAAAGCTATTGAAAAATGGGCTGCGGATGAATTCCGCAGTACCAATGGTCAAATAGAGTGGATGCTACAACAAACGCTAAAAAAAGCGAAAAGAGAGCCTAAGAAGAAAGATTAA
- a CDS encoding M14 family metallopeptidase produces MKKKILLSLIVLICHFSFSQSKSPNEFLGYELGDRFTRHHQVVDYFNHIANENENVKLIKYGETYENRSLQLAFITAPKNFSKLESIRTNHLKSIGLLEGEATKDIAIVWLSYNVHGNESVSTEAAMKTLYALVDPKNTETKKWLENTIVIIDPCINPDGRERYVNWYNQYQNKPYNTNPDSKEHHEPWPGGRANHYLFDLNRDWAWSSQVETQSRLKQYNKWMPHVHVDFHEQSVNNPYYFAPAAEPYHEVITNFQREFQVAIGTNHAKYFDKNGWLYFTKEVFDLLYPSYGDTYPLYNGAIGMTYEQGGSGRAGLGITTADEDVLTLKDRIAHHYTTGISTIEMTSLNADKLQEEFITYFKNARNNPKGKYKSYVVSGKNDKDKINSLKELLDRHQIKYGWSTTSNSVKAYDYQSNKTRSVKISSRDIVINTNQPKSNFINALFEPQTKIVDSLTYDITAWALPYSRGLETYALSSPLASESVSEDVKGARPVGVENPYAYLAKWNSTTDVSFLSFLLQHKVKVRFSQLAFSVEGKKYDAGTLIITRRGNEKLGEKFDEIVSEATQKFDRVVTGVATGLVSEGKDFGSSSVSYLKAPKIAVLSGDGVSSLGFGEVWHFFEQQIKYPITVLDTDYFGRINLDKYDVLVLPSGSYGSVLNKEKLSELKKWVQSGGRIVAIDRALNTFADSDDFGLATFKDEDDKKENEKADKEWKEKLILEDYDNLERQSLSNIITGSIFKASMDNTHPLGFGYQKSYHTLRLNSNHYTYLKDGGNVSVIKSKNDLVSGFAGVNALKNIDESLVFGVEDKGRGAVIYLADNPLFRSFWENGKLVFCNAIFMVGQ; encoded by the coding sequence ATGAAAAAAAAAATACTCCTCAGTCTAATTGTTCTCATTTGTCATTTCTCCTTTTCTCAATCTAAATCACCTAATGAATTTTTGGGTTACGAACTTGGAGATCGTTTTACAAGGCATCATCAAGTAGTAGATTATTTTAATCATATTGCTAACGAAAATGAAAATGTTAAACTTATTAAGTACGGCGAAACATATGAAAATCGCTCACTACAGTTGGCATTTATTACAGCACCAAAGAATTTTTCTAAATTAGAGAGTATAAGAACCAATCATTTGAAATCAATAGGTCTTTTAGAAGGCGAAGCTACGAAAGACATTGCGATTGTTTGGTTAAGTTATAACGTGCATGGAAACGAGTCTGTTAGTACAGAGGCGGCCATGAAAACCTTATATGCTTTAGTAGATCCAAAAAATACGGAAACAAAAAAATGGTTAGAAAATACCATTGTAATTATAGATCCTTGTATCAATCCTGATGGTCGTGAGCGTTATGTAAATTGGTATAATCAATATCAAAACAAACCCTATAATACAAATCCAGATTCAAAAGAGCATCACGAACCTTGGCCTGGAGGAAGAGCAAATCATTATTTATTTGATTTGAATAGAGATTGGGCATGGTCATCACAAGTAGAAACGCAATCACGACTTAAACAATATAATAAATGGATGCCACATGTTCATGTAGATTTTCATGAGCAAAGTGTTAACAATCCTTATTATTTTGCTCCTGCAGCAGAACCGTACCATGAGGTAATAACCAATTTTCAACGAGAATTTCAAGTAGCAATTGGAACAAATCATGCTAAGTATTTCGATAAAAATGGTTGGTTGTATTTTACGAAAGAGGTATTTGATTTGTTATATCCTAGCTATGGCGATACTTATCCATTGTACAATGGAGCTATAGGTATGACCTATGAGCAAGGAGGAAGTGGAAGAGCAGGATTAGGAATTACAACTGCAGATGAAGACGTTTTAACATTAAAAGATAGAATTGCACATCACTATACAACCGGAATATCGACAATAGAAATGACGTCGTTAAATGCTGATAAATTACAAGAAGAATTTATTACCTATTTTAAGAATGCTAGAAATAATCCAAAAGGTAAATACAAAAGTTATGTAGTTAGTGGTAAAAACGATAAAGATAAAATTAACAGTTTAAAAGAGTTATTAGATCGTCATCAAATAAAATATGGTTGGTCTACCACTTCCAATTCTGTAAAGGCATATGATTATCAAAGTAACAAAACGAGATCTGTAAAAATTAGTTCAAGAGACATTGTAATAAACACAAATCAGCCTAAATCTAATTTTATAAATGCATTGTTTGAGCCTCAAACTAAAATTGTAGATTCATTAACTTATGATATTACAGCATGGGCATTACCGTATAGTAGAGGATTGGAGACCTATGCTTTAAGTAGTCCGCTGGCATCGGAATCTGTTTCTGAAGATGTGAAAGGAGCACGTCCGGTCGGAGTAGAAAATCCTTATGCTTATTTAGCAAAATGGAATAGTACCACAGATGTTTCGTTTTTGTCATTTTTATTACAACATAAAGTGAAAGTTAGGTTTTCTCAATTGGCTTTTTCGGTTGAAGGCAAAAAATATGATGCAGGAACTTTAATAATTACACGTAGAGGTAACGAAAAGTTAGGTGAAAAATTTGATGAAATTGTTAGTGAAGCTACACAAAAGTTTGATAGAGTAGTAACAGGCGTTGCTACAGGTTTGGTTTCTGAAGGTAAAGATTTTGGCTCTAGTTCGGTAAGTTATTTAAAAGCTCCAAAAATAGCAGTGCTATCTGGAGATGGAGTTTCATCATTAGGGTTTGGAGAAGTTTGGCACTTTTTTGAACAACAAATTAAATATCCAATAACGGTTTTGGATACGGACTATTTTGGACGAATAAATTTAGATAAATATGACGTTCTCGTTTTACCTAGTGGTTCATATGGGAGTGTTTTAAATAAGGAGAAATTGAGTGAGCTTAAAAAATGGGTTCAAAGTGGAGGTAGAATAGTAGCCATTGATAGAGCTCTAAATACATTTGCAGATAGTGACGATTTTGGTTTGGCTACATTTAAAGATGAGGATGATAAAAAAGAAAATGAGAAAGCGGATAAAGAATGGAAAGAAAAATTAATTTTAGAGGATTATGACAATTTAGAAAGACAGTCTTTATCTAATATTATAACAGGAAGTATCTTTAAAGCATCAATGGATAATACTCATCCGCTTGGTTTTGGTTACCAAAAAAGCTATCATACATTACGTTTAAATAGCAACCATTACACCTATTTAAAAGATGGTGGTAATGTAAGTGTTATAAAAAGCAAGAATGATTTAGTGAGTGGTTTTGCAGGAGTTAATGCCCTGAAAAATATTGACGAATCATTAGTGTTTGGTGTAGAAGATAAGGGTAGAGGAGCTGTAATTTATTTGGCTGATAATCCTTTATTCAGAAGCTTTTGGGAAAATGGAAAGTTGGTGTTTTGTAATGCCATTTTTATGGTAGGACAATAA